The nucleotide sequence GTGAAGCTGGCGGCCGGCTGGCTGATCGACGCCTGCGGCTGGAAGGGCAAGTCGGTGGGCAATGCCGGCGTCTACGAGAAGCAGGCGCTGGTGCTGGTCAACCGGGGCGGCGCCACCGGGGGCGAGGTCGTCACCCTGGCGCGCGCCATCCAGACCAGCGTCTACGAGCGTTTCGGCATCCGGCTGGAGCCCGAGCCGGTGGTCGTTTAGGCGCCGCCTCAGCTGGCATCCGGCTTGGATTCGGCGCGCGGCGCGCGCATCGCGGTCCTGCGGCTGGCGCCGCCGGCGCTCATGCGGCCGCCGGACGGCGACGAGCCGCTCGAGGCCATGGCGTTTTTCTGCTGGTAGGCGTCCCAGGCCTTCTTGGCCAGGCCGGACGTGATGGCGAAAAGCACGAGCTTGCGGAACATGGTGTTCTCCTTATTTCGAACAAGCTCGAAGTTAGGAGAGGGCGGGCCGCAGCGCCAGCGGCCGGCGGCCACGCCTGCGGTCAGTGCAGGCCTACACCCTGGCTCAGCGCTTGTCGCCCTCGCCGTCCTGCAGCGTGGGCAGGGCCGCGCCGCCGCCCAGCGACAGCAGCCCGGCCTGGCTGTAGATGCCCAGCTTGCCGCGCGTGTCCACGATGTCGAGGTTGCGCAATGTGAGCTGGCCGATGCGGTCCAGCGGCGAGAAGGGCGCATCCTCGACCTTCTCCATCGACAGGCGTTCCGGCGCGTAGGTGAGGTTGGGGCTTTCGGTGTTGAGGATCGAGTAGTCGTTGCCGCGGCGCAGCTCCAGCGTCACCTCGCCGGTGACCGCGCGCGCCACCCAGCGCTGGGCGGCCTCGCGCAGCATGATGGCCTGCGGGTCGAACCAGCGGCCCTGGTACAGCAGGCGGCCCAGCTTGCGGCCGTTGTCGCGGTACTGCTCGATGGTGTCCTCGTTGTGGATGCCGGTGACCAGCCGCTCGTAGGCGATGTGCAGCAGCGCCAGGCCGGGCGCCTCGTAGATTCCGCGGCTCTTGGCCTCGATGATGCGGTTCTCGATCTGGTCGCTCATGCCCAGGCCATGCCGGCCGCCGATGCGGTTGGCCTCCAGGATCAGCGCCACCGGGTCGTCGAAGGCCTTGCCGTTGAGAGCGACGGGCTGGCCGTCCTCGAAGCGCACGCTGACCTCCTCGGCCTTGACCGCGACGGCATCCTTCCAGAAGGCCACGCCCATGATCGGGTTGACGATGCGGATGCCGGAATGGAGGTGCTCCAGGTCCTTGGCCTCGTGGGTGGCGCCCAGCATGTTGGAGTCGGTGGAATACGCCTTCTCCACCGACATCTTGTAGTCGAAGCCGTTGGCGATCAGGAACTCGCTCATCTCCTTGCGCCCGCCCAGCTCGTCGATGAAGGCCTGGTCCAGCCAGGGCTTGTAGATCTTGAGCGAGGGGTTGGTGAGCAGGCCGTAGCGGTAGAAGCGCTCGATGTCGTTGCCCTTGAAGGTCGAGCCGTCGCCCCAGATGTGGACGTCGTCCTGCTTCATCGCGGCCACCAGCATGGTGCCGGTCACGGCGCGGCCCAGCGGCGTGGTGTTGAAGTAGGTGGCGCCGGCCGTGGAGATGTGGAAGGCGCCGGCCTGCAGCGCGGCGATGCCCTCCTGCGCCAGCTGGCGGCGGCAATCGACCAGGCGGGCGATCTTCGCCCCGTACTGCAGCGCCTTGCGCGGGATCGCGTCGTAGTCGGGCTCGTCGGGCTGGCCCAGGTTGGCGGTGTAGGCGTAGGGCTCGGCGCCCTTCTTCTTCATCCACAACAGGGCGGCGCTGGTGTCCAGGCCGCCGGAGAAGGCGATGCCGACCTTCTGGCCGATGGGGAGGTTCTGCAGGATGGTGGCCATGGCGGTCCTTGCGTTCAGCCGAAATGGCAGATGTAGTGGTAGGCCTGCGCCACCCGGATCTCGAACCTGGCGTTGCCCGGCACGCTGAACTTCTCGCCGGCCCGGCTGGATGCCCAGGCTTCGGTGCCCGCCAGCCGCCACTCGCAGCTGCCGGCCACGCATTCCATCACCTCGGGCGCGCCGGTGGTGAAGGTGAGGGTGGAGGGAAGGATCACGCCCACCGACTTGCGGCTGCCGTCGGCCAGCACCAGGCCGTGGCTCACGCATCTGCCGTCGAAATACACGTTGGCCTGGGTGGTGACGGTCGCGCCGTCGATCTTGTCGGTGGTCATGGGCTGCCGCTGCTCGCGCCGTGAAGAAGGAAAGCCGGCGATTTTAGGCGCTGGCCCGACAGTCTCCCGGGACCAACGAATCCAAAGGCCCGCGGTTTGCGTAAAGACCAGCAAGCCCGACAATCCGCCGCCATGGCATACGACCTTCAAGACCAACAGCTGATCGCACTGATCGACCGCATCGCCGCCCGCGCGGCGGCGGCCGGCCGCGCCGCGGACAGCGAGGCCGCGCTGCGGGCCCTGTACGACAGCACCTCATCCAAGCTGTACGGCGTGGCACTGCGGGTGGTGGGCAACCGCGAATGGGCCGAGGACGTGCTGCAGGAGACCTACCTGAACATCTGGCGCATCGCCGGCGACTACCGGGCGGCGCTCAGCCCGCCGATGGCCTGGATGGGCGTGATCGTGCGCAGCCGGGCCCTGGATTTCCTGCGCCGCCGCGCCAGCGAGCGGGCCGACGCCGCGCTGGAGCTGGACGACGTGATCGCCGAGACCGTGGCCGGCGACTCGCCCAACCCGATGGACACCAGCCAGGCCAGCGAGCAGGCCTGGGCCCTGCACGAGTGCCTGCGCAAGCTGGAGAGCCGCCAGCGCGAGGTGGTCAGCCTGGCCTACCTGCGCGACCTCAGCCACAGCGAGCTGGCGCAGCAGCTCAAGCTGCCGCTGGGCACGGTAAAGACCTGGATCCGCCGCGGGCTGGACCAGCTGCGCGGTTGCATGGGCCGTTTCGCCTGAAGGGACCGCGATGAACCTGATCGACCATCCCGAACTGCTGGACCGCCTGGCGGCGGCCTATGCCCTGGGCACGCTGCGCGGCGGGGCGCGCCGGCGATTCGAATCCCTGGCGCGCCAGAGCGTCACGGTGCGTGCCGCCGCGCTGCTGTGGCAGGAGCGCTTCGCCTCCATGACCGAGCTGCAGCACGTGGAGGCCCCCAGCCCCAACGTCTGGAAGCGCATCGAGAACCTGGTCGCGGCCCAGGCCCGGGGCACCGCATCCGTATTACAGGAGACCGCCATGCTGGACAAGCTCAGGCGCGGCCTCGGCTGGTGGCGCGGCGCGGCGCTGGCCGGCGTTGCCGCCACCGTGGTCGCCGTGGCCGTGGGGCTCAACCTGGGCCGGCAGGTGCAGGTGCAGGATGCGCAGCTGGCACAGGCCGGCGGCCGCGCCGAGCAGCTGGTGCGCGAGAACGCCCAGCTGCGGGCCACGCCCCACATCCAGTACGTGGCCGTGCTGGCCGACGACAAGGCCTCGGCGTCCATCCTGGTGACCTTCGATCCGCGCCACAACGCACTCACCCTCAAGCACGTCGCGCCGATCCAGGTCGGCGCCGACAAGTCGCTGGAGCTGTGGGCGCTGCCGCCCTCGGGCGGGCCGCGCTCGCTGGGCGTGCTGGACGGGGGAGCGGTGGTCCGCCTGCCGGCCGCCGAGAACCAGGTGCGCGAGGTGCCGGCGCTGGCCGTCTCGCTGGAGCCCAGGGGCGGGGTGCCGCCGGGAAGCGGGCCGACCGGCCCCATCCTGTTCAAGGGACCGCTGCTTCAGACGCCGCAGGTGTAAGTGCGCCGGGACCCCGTCTGTGGCGGGGGCCTCAATGGCGCCAGTGGCGATGGTGGCGGTGGCCGCGGTGGTAGCCCAAATTGAGCGAGATGCCCACGGGCGGGTAGTAGTACGGCCGCGGGTAGTAGGCGTGCTGGTAGACCACCGGCGCCGGCACCGTGACCACCTCGCGGATGATGGTGGCCGGCGCCGGCGGGGCCTGCGTCAGCGGCGCGGGCGCGGAGTAGGCCGGCTGCTGGGGCGCGGCGGCGCCCACCGGCGTGACCTGCAGCTGCACCGTCGGGCCCGGGTCCTGCGGCATCTGCACCGTGTACTGCCTGCCCGCGTACTCGTAGGTGACGTTGTAGGCCACCGCGCGGTTCTCGTAGTAGGTCTGAGTGCTGCACTGCTGGTAGTTGTGCACCTCCGAGCCGGTGCCTTCGACGCGGTTGCCCAGCACGGCGCCGCCCAGCACGCCGATGGCGGTGGCCACGGCGCGGCCCGTGCCGTCGCCGATCGCATTGCCCATGGCACCGCCGGCGATGGCGCCCATCAGCGCGCCGGCGCCGGAGGGCTGCTGCTGCACCACGACCGGCTGCTGCGAGCAGACCTGGCGCGGCACGGCGACCTGCTGGATCACGGGAATGCTGGAGATCACCCGGCCCACCTCCTGGGCGCCGGCGGCCGTGGCGGCCAGGCCGCCCAGGGCGAGTAAGTACACGGACTTTTTCATGGCGCGCTCCACTGCATGGCTGGATGGCCAAATTTTAGGCAAGCCGGGCCGATCAAGGTAGCTCGACGGGTAAAGGATGGGTAAAAGTTGGCGTTCAGCGGGGCGCCAGCGCGTCCCAGGCCGCCGGGTCGAAGCCGACCGTGGTGGCCGCGCCCCACTCGACCACCGGGCGCTTGATGACGCTGGGCTCGCGCGCCATCAGGGCCCGCGCCGACGCCGCGTCGGCCACCCGCTGCTGGTCGGCCGCGTCCAGCTTGCGCCAGGTGGTGCCTCGGCGGTTGACCAGGGCCTCCCAGCCGAGCTCGACCACCCAGGCGGCCAGCCGCTCGCCCGGCACGCCGTCCTTCCTGAAGTCGTGGAAGCGGTGCTCGACGCCGCGCCCGGCCAGCCACTGGCGCGCCTTCTTCACGGTGTCGCAGTTCGGGATGCCATAGACCACGATGCTCATGGCGGCTCATCATAGTTCCCGGGGACAATGCCGCCCATGGAGACCTTGCAAGACTGGCTCGCGCACTGCGAGCGACTGCATCCCGCAGCCATCGAGATGGGGCTGGAGCGGGTGGGCGCGGTGGCCGGGCGCATGGGGCTGCGCTTTTCCTGCCCGGTGATCACGGTGGCCGGCACCAACGGCAAGGGCTCGACCTGCGCGATGCTGGAAGCGATCGCGCTGCAGGCCGGCTGGCGCACCGGCGCCTACACCTCGCCGCACCTGGTGCGCTTCGAGGAGCGCTGCCGCCTGGGCGGCGAGGCGGCGCAGGCGGAGCGGCTGGTGCCGCACTTCGCCCGGGTCGAGGCCGCGCGCCAGGGCACCTCGCTCACCTACTTCGAGTTCACCACCCTGGCCATCCTCGGCCTGATGGCCGAATCGGACCTGGACGTGGCCATCCTGGAGGTGGGGCTGGGCGGCCGGCTGGACGCGGTCAACGTGATCGACCCCGACTGCGCCGTCATCACCAGCATCGACCTGGACCACCAGGCCTGGCTGGGCGACGACCGCGAGAGCATAGGCCGCGAGAAGGCCGGCATCCTGCGCGCCGGCCGTCCGGCCGTGGTGAGCGACCCAGTGCCGCCGCGCAGCGTGATCGACCGGGCGACCGAGCTGGGGGCCGACCTGTGGCTGCTGGGGCGCGACTTCAATTTTTCCGGCGACAAGCTGCAGTGGGGCTGGGCCGGCCGCGGCCGGCGCTATCCCGGCCTGGCCTATCCGGCGCTGCGCGGCGCCAACCAGTTGATCAACGCCTCGGGCGTGCTGGCCGCCCTGGCGGCCCTGCGCGAGCGCCTGCCGGTCACGGCCCAGGCGGTGCGCAACGGGCTGGCGATGGTGGAGCTGCCCGGGCGCTTCCAGATCGTGCCCGGCCAGCCGGTGCTGGTGCTGGACGTGGCCCACAATCCGCACTCGGTCGCGGCGCTGGCGGCCAACCTCGACGCCATGGGCTTCTATCCCACCACCCATGCGGTGTTCGGCGCCATGGCCGACAAGGACCTGGACCCCATGCTGGGCAAGATGCTGCCGCTGGTGGACCGCTGGTACTTCACCGACCTGCCCACGCCGCGGGCCGAGCGCGCGGTGCAGCTGCACTCGCGCTGGCAGGCGCTGAACACGCGCCGGGATGCCGCCGCCCGCACGCACGACAGCCCGCCGGCGGCACTGGCGGCGGCGATGGCCGCGGCGGACCCCGCTGATAGAATCCTGGTCTTCGGTTCCTTCTTCACGGTGGGTGGCGTTCTGGAGGCCGGGCTGCCCCGGTTGCAGGCCCAGCACCTGCGGACCTGAATCCCTACGGGCACGCGCTTTCATGGCCTTCTTCAAGTTCCGCAAGGGTGGCGACGAGCCGGTGGCCCACCACCAGCCCGAAAGCGTCGAGGCGATGCGCCGGCGCGCCCGGCACCGCCTGATCGGCGCCGCGGTGCTGGTGCTGGCGGGCGTGATCGGCTTCCCCCTTTTGTTCGACACCCGGCCGCGGCCTGTGGCCGTGGACATCCCGATCGAGATCCCCGACCGCGGCAAGACCCCGCCCTTGCCGGCGGCGCCTGTGGCGCCCCTGGCGCCGACGGCCAGCGCTTCGGCCGCCATGCCTTCGTCCGAGGCGGACACCGGCCGCAAGCCGGCGACCGCCCAGGCGGACCCGGGACCGGGCGCCGCCAAGGAGACGGAGCCGCCCAAGCCGGCGGCACCCGCGGCCGCCGTGGCCAAGGCGCCATCGGTCGAAGAGACTTCCAAGGCGCGCGCCGTGCCGGACGGCAAGGCGGCCGAAGCCGCCGCCGACGGCCGCTTCGTGGTGCAGGTCGGCGCTTTCGCCAACGCCGCCAAGGCGCGCGAGGCGCGCCTGAAGGTCGAGAAGATGGGCCTGAAGACCTACACCCATGTGGCCGACACCAAGGACGGCCGGCGCATCCGGGTGCGGGTGGGGCCGTTTTCCAGCCGCAACGAGGCCGACAAGGCCGCCGACAAGATCAAGGGACTGGATATGCCGGCCACCGTCCTCACCTTGTAGGCGGGCGGCGCTCGCCGATGGCCGCGCTCGACTGGGTGTTCGCAACCGCGCTGGTGGCCTCGGTGCTGCTGGGCGCCTGGCGCGGCCTGATGTACGAGCTGCTGTCGGTGCTGGGCTGGATAGGCGCCTTCGTGCTTGCACAATGGCTGGCGCCCCAGGTGGGCGGCTGGCTGCCGATGGGACGCGCGGGCGAGGCGCTGCGCTACGGCGCCGGGTTCGCGCTGGCCTTCGCCGGCACCGTGTTCGCGGCCGGCCTGCTGGCCTGGGCGGCCAGAAAGCTGGTCGAGGTGGCGGGCCTGCGGCCGGCGGACCGTGCGCTGGGCGCCATGTTCGGCCTGGTGCGCGGCGCGGTGCTGGCGCTGGCGGTGGCGCTGGTGGTGCTGCTCACGCCGCTGAAGGCCGCGGGGTGGTGGACGGAGTCGGTGGGCGCCGCGGTTGCGACCGTGGCGCTGCAGGGTTTGAAACCGGTATTGCCCCAGCCGCTGGGCCAGTACCTTCCGGGATAGACGCATGTGTGGAATCGTCGGCGTTGTCAGCAGCGCCCCAGTCAACCAGCTGATCTATGACGCGCTGCTGCTGCTGCAGCACCGTGGCCAGGATGCGGCGGGCATCGTCACGCAGCAGGAGCGCAAGTTCTTCATGCACAAGGCCAAGGGCATGGTGCGCGACGTGTTCCGCACGCGCAACATGCGCGCGCTGCCGGGCAGCGCCGGCCTGGGGCAGGTGCGCTATCCCACCGCCGGCAATGCCTACAGCGAGGAGGAGGCGCAGCCGTTCTACGTCAACGCGCCCTTCGGCATCGTGCTGGTGCACAACGGCAACCTGACCAATGCCCACGCGCTCAAGGCCGAGCTGTTCTCCACCGACCACCGCCACATCAACACCGAAAGCGATTCGGAGGTCCTGCTCAACGTGTTCGCGCACGAGCTGGAGCGTTCCACCCGGGGCGTTCCGCTGCAGCCGGAGGACGTGTTCACCGCGGTGCGCAACGTGCACCGCCGCGTGCGCGGCTCCTATGCCGTGATCGCGCTGATCGCCGGCCATGGCGTGCTGGCCTTCCGCGACCCGTACGGCATCCGGCCGCTGTCCCTGGGCCGCGGCAAGGACGGCACGGTGATGGTGGCCAGCGAGTCGGTGGCGCTGGAGGGCACCGGCCATGCCTTCGAGCGGCACGTGGCGCCGGGCGAGGCGGTCTTCATCGACCTGGAGGGCCGGCTGCATGCGCGCCAGTGCGCGCAGGAACCCAGGCTCAACCCCTGCATCTTCGAGTACATCTACCTGGCCCGGCCCGATTCCGTGCTGGACGGCATCTCGGTGTACCAGGCGCGGCTCAACCTGGGCGAGACCCTGGCCAAGCGCGTGGTCTCCACCGTGCCGCCCAGCGAGATCGACGTCATCATCCCCATCCCCGAATCGAGCCGGCCCAGCGCCACGCAGCTGGCGCACCTGCTGGGCGTGCCCTACCGCGAAGGCTTCGTGAAGAACCGCTACGTGGGCCGCACCTTCATCATGCCGGGCCAGAGCGTGCGCAAGAAGTCGGTGCGCCAGAAGCTCAACGTGATCGCCAGCGAGTTCAAGGACCGCAACGTGCTGCTGGTGGACGACTCCATCGTGCGCGGCACCACCAGCCGCGAGATCGTGCAGATGGCGCGCGACGCCGGCGCCAGGAAGGTGTACCTGGCCAGCGCCGCGCCGCCGGTGCGCTTCCCCAACGTCTACGGCATCGACATGCCCACTGCCGGCGAGCTCGTGGCCTACGGCCGCACGGTCGAGGAGGTGCGCCAGATCATCGGCTGCGACGCGCTGATCTACCAGGACGTGGAAGGCATGAAGCGCGCGGTCATGAAGGCCGCACCGGGCGCGGCGGGCGCGGTGCCGATCAGCGGTTTCGACGCTTCCTGCTTCGACGGCGTGTACGTCACCGGCGACATCAACCCCGACGACATCGCCCGCATCAACGAGGCGCGCATCGGCCAGGAGGATCCGCTGGACGAGGACACCTCGCGCCTGGCCCTGCCCAACGCGCAGGACGCATGACCATGAGCCGCAGCAAGCCATTGCCCGAGGGGCTGCACCTGGACACGCTGGCGGTGCGCGCCGCCGTGGACAAGAGCCAGTACGGCGAGAACTCCGAGGCCTTGTACCTCAGCTCCAGCTTCACCCAGCCCGACAGCGAAACCTCGGCGCGGCGCTTCGCGGGCGAGGAAGAGGGCTACATCTACTCGCGCTTTACCAACCCCACGGTGGCCAGCATGGAAAAGCGCCTGGCCGCGCTGGAGGGCATGGAGTCCTGCATCGCCGCGGCCAGCGGCATGGGCGCCATCCTGCTGCTGTGCATGGGCCTGCTCAAGGCCGGCGACCACGTGGTGTGCTCGCGCTCGGTGTTCGGCTCCACCATCAAGCTGCTGGCCGGCGAGTTCGGCAAGTTCGGGGTGCAGACCAGCTTCGTGTCGCAGACCGACATCGGCGAGTGGAAGGCTGCGATCCGTCCCGGCACCCGGCTGCTGTTCGCCGAGACGCCCACCAACCCGCTGACCGAGGTGTGCGACATCCGCGCGCTGGCCGACCTGGCGCACGAGGCCGGCGCGCTGCTGGCCGTGGACAACTGCTTCTGCACGCCCGCGCTGCAGCAGCCCGTCAAGCTGGGTGCCGACATCGTGGTGCATTCGGGCACCAAGTACCTGGACGGCCAGGGCCGCGTGATCGCCGGGGCGCTGTGCGCCAGCCAGTCGCTGGTCAAGGAGAAGTTCATCCCGGTGATGCGCAGTGCCGGCATCACGCTGTCGCCGTTCAATGCCTGGGTGGTGCTCAAGGGGCTGGAGACGCTGGGCATCCGCATGGAGGCGCAGTCGCTGCGCGCGCTGGAGCTGGCGCGCTGGCTGGAGGCCCATCCCAAGGTGGAGCGGGTGTACTACCCGGGCCTGGCCAGCCACCCCCAGCACGGGCTGGCGATGGCGCAGCAGTCCGGCCGCGGCGGCGCCGTGCTGTCCTTCGACGTGAAGGGCCAGGGCGCAGACGAGGGGCGGCGCAACGCCTTCCGCGTCATCGACGCCACGCAGCTGCTGTCCATCACCGCCAACCTGGGCGACGTGAAGTCCATCATCACCCAGCCGGCCAGCACCTCCCATGGGCGGTTGACGGAGCAGCAGCGGCTGGAGGCGGGCATCCGCCAGAACCTGATCCGCGTGGCCGTGGGCCTGGAACACCTCGACGACTTGAAGGCCGACCTCGCACGCGGCCTGGACCTGCTGTGAAAGTTCGCACCCGTTTCGCGCCGTCGCCCACCGGCTTCATCCACCTGGGCAACATCCGCTCGGCCCTGTACCCCTGGGCCTTCGCCCGCTCGCAGGGCGGCACCTTCATCCTGCGCATCGAGGACACCGACGTGGAGCGCTCCTCGCAGGCGGCCGTCGACGTCATCCTCGAGGGCATGGCCTGGCTGGGGCTGGACCCGGACGAGGGCCCCTACTACCAGATGCAGCGCATGGACCGCTACAAGGAGGTGGTGGCGCAGATGCGCGCCAAGGGCCTGGTCTACCCCTGCTACATGAGCGTGCAGGAGCTGGACCAGCTGCGCGAGCGGCAGATGGCCAACAAGGAGAAGCCGCGCTACGACGGCACCTGGCGGCCCGAGCCGGGCAAGGCGCTGCCGCCCGTGCCCGAGGGCGTGCAGCCGGTGTGGCGCTTCAGGAACCCGGCCGGCGGCCCGGTGGTGTGGGACGACAAGGTCAAGGGCCGCATCGAGATCAGCAACGAGGAGCTGGACGACCTGGTGATCGCCCGGCCCGACGGCACGCCCACGTACAACTTCTGCGTGGTGGTGGACGACATCGACATGCGCATCACGCACGTGATCCGCGGCGACGACCACGTGAACAACACGCCGCGCCAGATCAACATCTTCCGTGCCCTGGGCCAGGAGCCGCCGGTGTACGCGCACCTGCCCACCGTGCTGAACGAGCAGGGCGAGAAGATGAGCAAGCGCAACGGCGCCAAGCCGGTGACGCAGTTCCGCGACGAGGGCTTCCTGGCCGACGCCGTCGTCAACTACCTGGCGCGCCTGGGCTGGTCGCATGGCGACGACGAGATCTTCAGCCGCGAGCAGTTCCTGCAGTGGTTCGACCTGGACCACCTGGGCAGGAGCGCCGCGCAGTTCGACGAGGCCAAGCTGCGCTGGGTCAACGCCCAGCACATGAAGGCCATGCCCGATACGCAGCTGGCCGACCTGGTCGCGCCGCGGCTGCGCGAGCGCGGCATCCAGCCCGATGCGAGGCTGGCGCCGATCTGCGGCCTGTTCAAGGACCGCTGCGACACCACCGTGGCGCTGGCCGACTGGGCCGTGCGTTTCTACTCGCCGGTGCAGCCGGCCGCGCAAGACCTGGACAGGCACATCACCGAAGGCGTGCGCCCGGCCCTGAGCATGCTGGCCAAGATGCTCGAAGGCGTACCCTGGGAAAAGGGCGCCATCGCCGAGGCGATCAGGGAGGTGCTGCGCGCCACCGGGCTGAAGATGCCGCAACTGGCCATGCCGGTGCGTGTGCTGGTGCTGGGCACGCCGCAGACGCCGTCGCTGGATGCGGTGCTGGAATTGAGCCTGCGCGACGAAGTCGTGCGCCGGCTGTCGAACGGCTGAAATTCGGTCTATAATTCAAGGCTCGACGCCAGACGGGGGGTATAGCTCAGCTGGGAGAGCGCTTGCATGGCATGCAAGAGGTCAGCGGTTCGATCCCGCTTACCTCCACCAAAGTGCGTCGGGACGGAGTTCCAAGGTTTTGACCCTATCGTCTAGAGGCCTAGGACATTACCCTTTCACGGTAAGTACCGGGGTTCGAATCCCCGTAGGGTCGCCAAGTTGACGCAAGTTGATTGGGCACACCGGCCGGCGCAAGCCGGCCGGTTTTTTCAAGCCGCAGCACTTGGCTCGCAAGAGCGGACGCTGCACGACGCGGAGTGGTAGTTCAGTTGGTTAGAATACCGGCCTGTCACGCCGGGGGTCGCGGGTTCGAGTCCCGTCCACTCCGCCACAGACACGAGGCGCTATGCAGGTTCCACCGCATGGCGCCTTTTCATTTCCGTTCCCGCTTTCTCCTTCGCCATGGTCGGGGCCGAGCCTGTGCCAGGCGATGGCGCCTCTGTTAGCTCCGCGCCACCTTTGTTTCACTTCGCCTACACACGCCGCGCAGGGCCCTGCCTAGCATGGGCCCATGACTTGCACAGGAGCAGCGGGAATTCGCCATGCGCTATAGCCGGTCCGAGTACGCGAAGATCGTGGCCGCGCAGCAGGAAGTGGCGCGTGCCGAGGCGGACTACCAGCGGTTCCGCGCCGCCTACCTGGAGATCGCCAAGAACGAGCCCGGTCACGAGGTCGCGCTCGCCATGATCGGCGCCGACATGGACCGGGCGCATGCCCATCTCCAGACCCTCATCGGCCTGCCCAAGCTTCCGTTCACCCACGAGCCCAGTACCGTGGTGCGCCGCGAAGCCCGCCGGACGACCGAGGAAAGCGAAGAAAGCAGCTGACGCGCCCAGGCGGCTTGCGACTACAGGGGCGGCCGCGGTGCCGGTGCGAGCATGGCCCGGAAAGGATGTTGAATGATCCCCTACGACATCGATCCGAGCCTCCACGCCGCCGAGC is from Ramlibacter tataouinensis TTB310 and encodes:
- a CDS encoding O-succinylhomoserine sulfhydrylase, yielding MSRSKPLPEGLHLDTLAVRAAVDKSQYGENSEALYLSSSFTQPDSETSARRFAGEEEGYIYSRFTNPTVASMEKRLAALEGMESCIAAASGMGAILLLCMGLLKAGDHVVCSRSVFGSTIKLLAGEFGKFGVQTSFVSQTDIGEWKAAIRPGTRLLFAETPTNPLTEVCDIRALADLAHEAGALLAVDNCFCTPALQQPVKLGADIVVHSGTKYLDGQGRVIAGALCASQSLVKEKFIPVMRSAGITLSPFNAWVVLKGLETLGIRMEAQSLRALELARWLEAHPKVERVYYPGLASHPQHGLAMAQQSGRGGAVLSFDVKGQGADEGRRNAFRVIDATQLLSITANLGDVKSIITQPASTSHGRLTEQQRLEAGIRQNLIRVAVGLEHLDDLKADLARGLDLL
- the gltX gene encoding glutamate--tRNA ligase, with the protein product MKVRTRFAPSPTGFIHLGNIRSALYPWAFARSQGGTFILRIEDTDVERSSQAAVDVILEGMAWLGLDPDEGPYYQMQRMDRYKEVVAQMRAKGLVYPCYMSVQELDQLRERQMANKEKPRYDGTWRPEPGKALPPVPEGVQPVWRFRNPAGGPVVWDDKVKGRIEISNEELDDLVIARPDGTPTYNFCVVVDDIDMRITHVIRGDDHVNNTPRQINIFRALGQEPPVYAHLPTVLNEQGEKMSKRNGAKPVTQFRDEGFLADAVVNYLARLGWSHGDDEIFSREQFLQWFDLDHLGRSAAQFDEAKLRWVNAQHMKAMPDTQLADLVAPRLRERGIQPDARLAPICGLFKDRCDTTVALADWAVRFYSPVQPAAQDLDRHITEGVRPALSMLAKMLEGVPWEKGAIAEAIREVLRATGLKMPQLAMPVRVLVLGTPQTPSLDAVLELSLRDEVVRRLSNG